The Candidatus Tanganyikabacteria bacterium DNA window GCGGACCGATTCCTGGATCTGCACGTAGATCTCGCCGTCAGAGAAGTTGGCGATGCGCACCGGCCCCACCTCGATACCGAGCAGCCGCGCGATCTCGTGGGCCAGTTCGGGGTTGGCGGAACCCGTGTAGAGCTTGAGGACTCGATGCGGGATGCGGCTGCGCGTCTGCGACAGGCGCTCTTCCACGAGCTTGTCCTCGGTCATCACCACTTACGCCTCGCTCTTCTGTTTCTCCGTCCGGCTCGCACGGCGCCGGGCGACCCAGCCTTCCTTGACCGTCTGGCGCGCGCGGCCGAGCGCCAGGGCGCCGGCCGGCACGTCCTCGGTAATGGTGGAACCGGCCGCGGTATAGGCGTCCGCGCCAATCTCGACCGGTGCCACGAGCGTGTTGTTGGTCCCGATGAACGCCCCGGGACCGATGCGGGTGCGATGCTTGCGCTCGCCGTCGTAGTTGCAGGTCACGGTGCCGCAGCCGATGTTGGCGCGGTCGCCGACCTCGGCGTCGCCGAGGTAGGTGAGGTGCGCCGCCTTGGCGCCGTCCCCGAACGCTACCTTCTTGAGCTCCACGAAGTTGCCGATGCGGGCGTCGCTGCCGACGAGGGCGTGGTCGCGGAGGCGGGCGAATGGCCCGACCGTGGTGCGCTCGCCGATTTCGCTGTCCACGACGTCGGAGGATCGCACCGTCGCCCCGTTGCCGACGACGGCGTCCACCAGCCGGGAATGCGACCCGATGACGCAGCCGGCGCCGATGCGCGATCCGCCATGAATCTGCGTGAACGGCTCGATCACCGTGTCCGCCCCGATCGCCACCCGTGGCCCGATGAAGGTCGTGGCCGGATCCTCGACGGTGACCTGGCGAGCCAGGAAGTAGGCCCCGCGGCGGCGGCGCCACTCGGCGCCGGCGCTCACCAGTTCGGCCCGGGTATTGATGCCGCCCAGGGCGACGTGGTCGTCGGTCCTGACGGTCGCGACCGCGTGGCCGCCTCCGACCAGGCCGGCGATGGCGTCGGTCAGGTAGTACTCGCCCTGGTCGTTGGCCGGCGTGATGGTCTGGAGAGCGGCCCGGAGCGTGGGCCAGTGCGCCAGGTAGACCCCGACGTTGATCTCCTTGATCTCGCGCTGGCGCGCGTCGGCGTCCCGGTGCTCCACGATGCCCGCGACTCGGCCGGCGGGGTCGCGCAGGATGCGCCCGAGGCCGTCCGGGCGCGGGTGCTCGCAGGTCAGGAAAGTCAGGCGGGCCTGCCGCTCCTCGTGCTCGGCCAGCAACGCCTCGAGCGTGGCGCCCTCGAACAGCGGCACGTCGCCGTTGAGGATCGCGACGCTGCCCTCGAAGCCTTCCAGCTCCGGCGCGGCCTGCATCACGGCGTGCCCCGTCCCCAGTTGCGGCTCCTGGACCACCGACTCGACCCACGGCCACACCTCGGCCAGGTAGGCACGGACCTCTTCGGCCCCGTGCCCGACGATGGCGACCACGCGAGACAGCAGGCCCTTTGCCCGCAGCGCCTCGAGTTCGGCCAGGAGAAAGCCCAGCATCGGCTCGCCGGCGATCTCGTGGAGGACTTTCGGCCGGTCGGACGCCATGCGGGTGCCCTTCCCGGCTGCCATGACCAGCGCGACAATGCCCTTCACGCCCGATTCTACCATGTGGCCTTTTCTCCGGACCCGGGGTTCTGGTCGGTGGACCACTCCCGGGCCGGGCGCGATTCAATCCTCGAAACCCGCGAGCCGTTCCTCATCCAGGGTGCCCTCGGCTCGCTGGGTTGCCAGTTCGGCCAGGCGCTGCTTCACGGTGCGTCGCGAATCCACTCGCTGCTCGGCGTCGATCCGCACCAGGCGCTTCCCCCCGCCCGGCCCGCCCGTCGTCTTCACGGCGGCCTCGACTTTCTGGCTCCGTGCCCTCGAGGTGCGCCGCTGCTCGACCAGTTCGTGCAAGAACTTGAGATAGCTCTGGTACCGCTCGGGGTTCACGGCGGCGCGGGCTTTCACCGCGCAATCGGGCTCGGAGTCGTGCAGGCAGTCCGACAGCCGGCAATCCGAAGCATGCGGCGCGAGTTCCGGGTAGAGCCAGGCGAGTCCCTCGGGATCCAGAGCAGGGAAGGCCAGGTGGCTGTAGCCGGGCGTGTCGGCGACGAAGCCCCCGCCTACCGGGTAGAGCGAGGCCGAGGTCGTGGTGTGCCGGCCGCGCCCGAGTTTCGCCGACACGTCGGCGGCCTTGAGGGCCAGGGCCGGATCGAACCGGTTCAGGAGGCTGGACTTTCCCACCCCGGAAGGTCCCGCGAACACCGAGACCTTCCCCGGCAAGAGCGCGGCCAGTTCGGCGACGTCGCCGTTGCGCGCCGACGTGGCGGCAACCTGGTAGCCGATCGCCCGGTAGGGCTCGACGATCGCGGCCAGCGTGGCGGCTGGCACCAGATCCGCCTTGTTGATCACGATCGCCGCGGGGATGTCGCTGCATCCCGCGAGCACCAGGAAGCGATCGAGCAGCGGCGGGCTGAAATCCGGCTGTGCCGCGGCAAACACCACCAGGATCTGGTCGACGTTGGCGATCGGCGGCCTGGCCAGGGTCCGCGTCCTGGGCAAGACTTCCGCGATGGCCGCGGTCGCGTTGATCGCATCGACCTCGGCCAGGCCCACCCGGTCCCCGATGCGCACCTCCACCTGCTCCTTTCGGAGCCGCGCCCGCAGCTGGCACGCGAACTCCGGGCCCGCGTCGGCCGCGACCCAGTAGACGTTGGAAATCCGCCGGACGACGCGTCCCGGCAGGCCCGCGGGCTTCCCGGAGCGGGCCACCTCCGGCTCGAGCCCTCCGCTAGCCACCGGCCTCCTTGGCGAGCGGGGCGCCACCCTCCAGCCGCCGCCGGAGCTGACCGCACGCCCCCTCGATCTCGGCCCCGCGCTCGACGCGGAGCGTGGCGTTGACCCCGCGCTCCCGCAGGATGGCGCGGAAGCGCACCGCGACCGCGGGGGTGCTGGGTTGAAACTCGGCATCGGTCGCGTTGTAGGGGATCAGGTTGACGTGGGTACCCGGCATGTCGGCAAGATACACCGCCAGCTGCCGCGCCAGCGCCTCGGAGTCGTTGACCCCGGCCAGCAGCACGTACTCGACCGTGATGCGGCGGCCGGTCTTCTCGAAGAACCCCACCATCGCGCGCTTGAGATCCGCGAGCGGGTAGCGCTTGTTGATCGGCACCAGGTAGTCGCGCAGCTCGTCGTTGGGCGCGTGGAGCGAGACGGCCAGCGTGAGCTGCAGACGCTCGTCGGCCAGGCGGTCGATGCCGGGGATGACGCCCGACGTGGAAATCGTCAGGTGGCGCATGCCGATGCCCACCTCCTTGTTGAGGATGCGGGCTGCCTTCAAGGTCTCGTCGTAGTTGAGGAACGGTTCGCCCATGCCCATGAACACGACGTTGGAGACGCGAAGATCGGTCTCCCGCTGCATGCGCACGACCTGCTCGACCATCTCGCCGGCCGAGACGTTCTTCTGGAACCCAGACAGGCCGGTCGCGCAGAACACGCAGCCCACCGCGCAACCGACCTGCGTGGAAATGCACGCCGTCACGCGCGGCGTCCCGCTTTCCCGGTAGGGCATCAGCACCGCCTCGAGGGTCCAGCCGCCCGCGGCGCCGAACAGGAACTTCCGCGTGTCGTCGGCCGCGACCCGCTGGCCGAGGACATCGAGCGCGCCGACGCCAGAGTGGGGCCGGCCTCCGTGCCGGCCTTGCAGCGCCTCCCGGAACCCCTTGGGCAAATCGCTCATGGCCGCCGGATCGGTTTCGTTGCGCTTGAACAGCCAGCGCGCGAGCTGCCGCCCCCGGAACTCCGGCTGGCCGAGTTGCGCGGCGAGCGCTTCGAGTTCGGGCGTGGACAGGCCGAACGGGTTTAGCATCTATCGAATCGCGCGAGGAAGAATCCTTCCGTCCCGTGACGGTGCGGCAGAAGCTGGATCATGCCAGCCCGCGCTCCGTCGCGCCACTCCCCGGCGCCGAAGACGCCGGGCGAAAACTCCGGGTGACGGGCGAGGAACGATTCGGCCACGCCCTCGTTTTCCGCCCGCGAAATCGTGCATGTCGCGTACAGCAACGCCCCGCCAGGCTTCACGGCCACGGCCGCCGCCTCCAGCAACCCGAGCTGCAACTCCGGCAGCTTGGCCGCCTCCTCGGGGGTCATCCGCCAGCGCAGGTCGGCCTTGCGATAGAGCGTCCCCAGGCCGCTGCACGGCGCGTCGACCAGCGCTCGATCGACCGGCGATCCCGGCGGCTCCTCGCCCGACCGCTGGACCGGCTCGATGCAGGAGATTCCCAGCCGCCGCGCGTTCTCCACCACGAGAGCGAGCCGGCCGGCGTGCGGTTCGACCGCCAGGACGCGGCCCGTGTCGCGCATGCGCTCGGCCAGGTGCGTGGCCTTTCCTCCCGGGGCGGCCCCGATGTCGGCGATCGTCTCGCCGGGCTGCGGATCGAGGGCGGACGCGGCGAGCATGGCCGCCTCGCCCTGCACGTACCACCACCCTTCGTCGTAGCCGGGAAGGCCCGGGATTGCGGCCGCTTCGCCGAGGCGGACACCCTCGGGGGCCAGGCGGCTCGGCTCGGCAGCGATGCCATGCGCGGCAAACCGCTCGAGCAGCGCTTCGCGAGAGACCTTCAAGGTGTTGACCCGCAGGACCACGGGCAGGGGCTCGTTCTGGGCCCTGGCGATCTGCTCGGCTTCTTCGAGTCCGCGTTCCCGGGCCCAGAGGGTGATGAT harbors:
- the glmU gene encoding bifunctional UDP-N-acetylglucosamine diphosphorylase/glucosamine-1-phosphate N-acetyltransferase GlmU, with the protein product MKGIVALVMAAGKGTRMASDRPKVLHEIAGEPMLGFLLAELEALRAKGLLSRVVAIVGHGAEEVRAYLAEVWPWVESVVQEPQLGTGHAVMQAAPELEGFEGSVAILNGDVPLFEGATLEALLAEHEERQARLTFLTCEHPRPDGLGRILRDPAGRVAGIVEHRDADARQREIKEINVGVYLAHWPTLRAALQTITPANDQGEYYLTDAIAGLVGGGHAVATVRTDDHVALGGINTRAELVSAGAEWRRRRGAYFLARQVTVEDPATTFIGPRVAIGADTVIEPFTQIHGGSRIGAGCVIGSHSRLVDAVVGNGATVRSSDVVDSEIGERTTVGPFARLRDHALVGSDARIGNFVELKKVAFGDGAKAAHLTYLGDAEVGDRANIGCGTVTCNYDGERKHRTRIGPGAFIGTNNTLVAPVEIGADAYTAAGSTITEDVPAGALALGRARQTVKEGWVARRRASRTEKQKSEA
- the rsgA gene encoding ribosome small subunit-dependent GTPase A; translation: MASGGLEPEVARSGKPAGLPGRVVRRISNVYWVAADAGPEFACQLRARLRKEQVEVRIGDRVGLAEVDAINATAAIAEVLPRTRTLARPPIANVDQILVVFAAAQPDFSPPLLDRFLVLAGCSDIPAAIVINKADLVPAATLAAIVEPYRAIGYQVAATSARNGDVAELAALLPGKVSVFAGPSGVGKSSLLNRFDPALALKAADVSAKLGRGRHTTTSASLYPVGGGFVADTPGYSHLAFPALDPEGLAWLYPELAPHASDCRLSDCLHDSEPDCAVKARAAVNPERYQSYLKFLHELVEQRRTSRARSQKVEAAVKTTGGPGGGKRLVRIDAEQRVDSRRTVKQRLAELATQRAEGTLDEERLAGFED
- the rlmN gene encoding 23S rRNA (adenine(2503)-C(2))-methyltransferase RlmN; translated protein: MLNPFGLSTPELEALAAQLGQPEFRGRQLARWLFKRNETDPAAMSDLPKGFREALQGRHGGRPHSGVGALDVLGQRVAADDTRKFLFGAAGGWTLEAVLMPYRESGTPRVTACISTQVGCAVGCVFCATGLSGFQKNVSAGEMVEQVVRMQRETDLRVSNVVFMGMGEPFLNYDETLKAARILNKEVGIGMRHLTISTSGVIPGIDRLADERLQLTLAVSLHAPNDELRDYLVPINKRYPLADLKRAMVGFFEKTGRRITVEYVLLAGVNDSEALARQLAVYLADMPGTHVNLIPYNATDAEFQPSTPAVAVRFRAILRERGVNATLRVERGAEIEGACGQLRRRLEGGAPLAKEAGG
- the rsmB gene encoding 16S rRNA (cytosine(967)-C(5))-methyltransferase RsmB, producing the protein MARRAPALGRREDPGDGHGAQGRGRRSAPGGTGSIPAIARVWALRLLRDIAEKGAYANLALARLPADLAARDRALATELVAGTTRMRRALDHALGIHLSRPVDALDPALRSVLRLGSYQLLYLTRIPARAAIHESVALARQTGHEGHAKIANAVLRKVSQTPPGALPWPAEPIEAIATRHSYPDWIITLWARERGLEEAEQIARAQNEPLPVVLRVNTLKVSREALLERFAAHGIAAEPSRLAPEGVRLGEAAAIPGLPGYDEGWWYVQGEAAMLAASALDPQPGETIADIGAAPGGKATHLAERMRDTGRVLAVEPHAGRLALVVENARRLGISCIEPVQRSGEEPPGSPVDRALVDAPCSGLGTLYRKADLRWRMTPEEAAKLPELQLGLLEAAAVAVKPGGALLYATCTISRAENEGVAESFLARHPEFSPGVFGAGEWRDGARAGMIQLLPHRHGTEGFFLARFDRC